Below is a window of Drosophila miranda strain MSH22 chromosome 3, D.miranda_PacBio2.1, whole genome shotgun sequence DNA.
GAATTTGGGCAGCAGCACTTCCACCTTCTGCTGGCTCATCTCTCCGATCTCCGCGAGTAGGTTCTTTCCCACCAAGGACTGCTGGAGGGATCTCAGACCATCCTTGCGGTtgggcaggagcagcagcatcgaGAAGTCCGCGTTCTGGTAGGGCAGCTCCACGACCTTGGCGTCCAGAGTGCGCACCTCGGCATAGTTAAAGTTCTGCAGGGTCCACATGGTGTCCACGCGCACGGACTGTCCGTTGCCGGTGCGGAAGGAGCGCTTCTCGGTCTTGTCCAGCTTGAAGGCCTTCTGCCAGGGCGCCGCATAGGAGACTCCATTCACGATGACGCCCTCGGTACGATCGTTGAGCAGCTCGGCCGCGAGGATGTCGGTGATCTTTCCATTGGTCTTGGTGGCGATCGCTCGGTTGATGCCATCCGCTGTCCGCTTGTTGTACGGCGGATGGAAGTCCAGCTTGTCGATGTTTGAGTCGAACTGGCGCAGGGCCACGTCCCGGAAGGAGCCCTTGAACTCCAGGTTCTCGTTGATGTAGATGTTGTTGGCCAGCCGCAGATTGTTGTCTCGTGTCAGCGACTGCTGGTAGCTGCCAAAGCGCTGGCTCACCTGGTCGACATCGCCTGGGCCCAACCGCAAGCCCTGCTGGAGCTCGCTGGCCGTCTGACCCTTGGCTCC
It encodes the following:
- the LOC108159891 gene encoding serine protease inhibitor 42Dd, yielding MAVIVSCLLLFLASLSHARTNAGFDPSIDRNLLAADLYNAVGADHLNENVLISPASIQSSMALAFVGAKGQTASELQQGLRLGPGDVDQVSQRFGSYQQSLTRDNNLRLANNIYINENLEFKGSFRDVALRQFDSNIDKLDFHPPYNKRTADGINRAIATKTNGKITDILAAELLNDRTEGVIVNGVSYAAPWQKAFKLDKTEKRSFRTGNGQSVRVDTMWTLQNFNYAEVRTLDAKVVELPYQNADFSMLLLLPNRKDGLRSLQQSLVGKNLLAEIGEMSQQKVEVLLPKFSVTFGLGLEKPFKQLGVHTMFSRDGDFSNMYRMFVSHFINAVEHKANVEVSEAGVEQPLESGVLKGLFSRSKKFEADHPFVFAVKYRDSIAFIGHIANYAYV